The following proteins are encoded in a genomic region of Magnolia sinica isolate HGM2019 chromosome 1, MsV1, whole genome shotgun sequence:
- the LOC131236759 gene encoding sugar transport protein MST3-like gives MAGGSFVSSDGNKVYPGKLTVYVIFTCIIAATGGLIFGYDIGISGGVTSMEPFLRKFFPSVYRKMKEDKSKNQYCTFDSVKLTLFTSSLYLAALIASIVASWVTRKLGRKISMLVGGAVFLAGAVINGAAKDVAMLIIGRILLGIGVGFANQSVPVYLSEMAPASYRGSLNMCFQLMITIGILAANLINYGTDKIKGGWGWRVSLGGAGIPALIITLGSLVLPDTPNSLIDRFPDNPDKARSMLRRIRGTDDIDEEYKDLLAASVESRNVQHPWRNILLRKYRAQLVMAIAIPFFQQLTGINVIMFYAPVLFKTIGFGNNASLISAVITGGVNVAATFVSIYSVDKLGRRVLFLEGGVQMLICQIAVGTLIAIKFGVSGVADISKGYANLVVFFICLYVAGFAWSWGPLGWLVPSEIFPLEIRSAGQSINVCVNMFFTFLIAQIFLTMLCHMKFGLFYFFGFWVFVMTIFIYMFLPETKNKPIEEVVLVWKKHWFWSRFIADEDIPQGLEMRDADPKKLAV, from the exons ATGGCGGGCGGTTCTTTCGTTTCTTCCGACGGTAATAAGGTTTATCCCGGCAAATTGACGGTATATGTGATCTTCACATGTATCATTGCCGCCACCGGTGGTCTGATCTTCGGCTATGATATTGGTATTTCCG GTGGAGTGACGTCGATGGAGCCGTTTCTACGGAAGTTTTTTCCGTCGGTTTACCGGAAGATGAAGGAAGATAAATCGAAGAACCAGTACTGTACATTTGACAGCGTTAAATTGACGCTTTTCACTTCGTCTCTGTATCTTGCGGCGTTGATAGCTTCCATCGTAGCGTCGTGGGTGACGAGGAAGCTCGGAAGAAAGATATCGATGCTGGTGGGTGGTGCTGTCTTTCTTGCCGGAGCGGTCATCAATGGCGCTGCGAAGGATGTTGCGATGCTGATCATCGGTCGGATTCTACTCGGTATTGGTGTTGGTTTTGCTAATCAG TCTGTTCCAGTCTACCTCTCCGAAATGGCTCCAGCCAGCTACCGTGGTTCCCTCAACATGTGCTTCCAGCTAATGATCACCATCGGCATCCTCGCGGCCAATCTTATTAATTATGGAACGGACAAGATCAAAGGAGGCTGGGGTTGGCGGGTCAGCTTGGGTGGTGCTGGTATTCCTGCCTTAATCATCACCCTTGGCTCTTTAGTCCTTCCCGACACCCCCAATTCCCTCATCGATCGGTTCCCAGACAACCCAGATAAGGCCCGCTCGATGCTCCGACGCATTCGTGGTACCGATGATATCGACGAGGAGTACAAGGACCTTCTGGCAGCCAGTGTTGAGTCAAGGAACGTCCAGCACCCCTGGCGCAACATCCTGTTGAGGAAGTATCGCGCCCAATTGGTAATGGCGATCGCAATTCCTTTCTTCCAGCAATTGACGGGTATCAACGTCATCATGTTCTACGCCCCTGTTCTTTTCAAGACGATTGGGTTCGGCAATAATGCGTCGTTGATTTCTGCGGTCATCACTGGCGGTGTCAATGTCGCTGCGACATTTGTTTCTATCTATTCAGTAGATAAGCTTGGCAGAAGGGTTCTCTTCCTTGAGGGTGGAGTTCAGATGCTCATTTGCCAG ATCGCTGTTGGGACACTTATTGCCATTAAGTTCGGTGTCTCAGGGGTGGCTGATATCTCCAAGGGGTATGCCAATTTGGTGGTCTTCTTCATTTGTCTCTATGTAGCTGGGTTTGCGTGGTCATGGGGCCCACTAGGCTGGCTGGTACCCAGTGAGATCTTCCCCCTTGAAATCCGATCAGCGGGCCAGAGTATCAACGTTTGTGTGAACATGTTCTTCACGTTTCTCATTGCCCAAATCTTCCTAACCATGCTTTGCCACATGAAATTCGGACTCTTCTACTTCTTCGGCTTTTGGGTGTTTGTCATGACCATCTTCATTTACATGTTCCTCCCCGAAACCAAGAACAAGCCCATTGAAGAGGTGGTCCTAGTTTGGAAGAAACATTGGTTCTGGTCCAGGTTCATTGCCGATGAGGACATCCCTCAAGGGCTTGAGATGAGGGACGCAGACCCTAAGAAGTTAGCCGTCTGA
- the LOC131221037 gene encoding probable disease resistance protein At4g27220: MAGFRDDDDRRLRRGGKAVSAWSQHMKQQIWDCLRDDEISVFSVWGWNGVGKSRIMRQVVAEAMEEFEESSRLFDIIKRVRFPGFESLAEKMQAVDIQPWHVFTNMTWDASFENSFKTWYARERRNRLMEVQMGIHEALDIPKSMNFYTAANRISEKLSSRKFLFIFEDVWEIIYVEEMGVPVPERTSGSKVVITTRSQEVSSRMGAQVNIMPEEFSEEDAWDFLQEEATDVATSIGFSTGDMVLKCFSYVSLFCQNEGVINGDTLIEEYWRSEGFIDESFNEEENKEATFKRMGNVMLKELVKRCMLQVSLASSNKKDMFSILRSQRFNDKEYHEYIFQGVSALYTEWVQEQITMEGSSGGHYHVYMDSHVRQVIDSRTSLVKYTLDVEESCQWISLSHNQLKTLQFPSPNCPLLTTLLLNNNDRLQQIPDDFFKNMTRLRVLDLSSTSISSLPSSMSCLCELRLLKLRSCRMLETLPTFLKDLQKLEILDLHQTPLMKMEEASFDNMQSLRRLNISGVHNLRRLSLKGCRSLLTLVGLDELLTLEDLDFSVSDASVFESLDQSSKLWTSFFLKFHFLVCPCEGGRKDIYARFKRNRFLYQRVYARFEQSLSYQKRLEVCGGKNSLNGISGVLSVTEFFHLYGNMFIKKLSDLSMEMGNLKECWIEKCHQLECLIIGGTVGVTAVGCLENLRVSDLAMLRTVCWGKLGSASFSRLKHMHLECCPKLIYFFSSRIRLHNLELLEIKFCCRVEKVFEEESLAGQNAFPRLVEFRLWELRKLKSICGGHLPMLKKLKIRGCPMLEKLPLYNTNAFVEEVDIQVCRGELGRGSFACLKHIHLECCPKVINFFSSNIRLQNLELLEIKFCWRLEKVFEEDSVMGQNAFPRLVEFHLWELRKLKSICGGHLPMLKKLKIRGCPMLEKLPLCDTNASAAEVEIQGEQKWWESLKWEGSIKPRNIRFKEWRPSTN; encoded by the exons ATGGCAGGCTTTAGGGACGATGATGATCGACGGCTCAGAAGAGGAGGAAAGGCTGTAAGTGCTTGGTCACAACACATGAAGCAACAGATATGGGATTGCTTGAGAGATGATGAGATTTCAGTGTTCTCAGTCTGGGGATGGAATGGAGTGGGGAAGTCGAGAATCATGAGACAAGTGGTTGCAGAAGCGATGGAGGAATTCGAAGAATCTAGCCGTTTGTTTGACATCATCAAACGAGTAAGATTTCCAGGGTTTGAGAGTCTTGCAGAAAAGATGCAGGCGGTGGATATTCAACCTTGGCACGTATTTACAAATATGACATGGGATGCTTCGTTTGAAAATTCTTTTAAGACTTGGTATGCAAGGGAAAGAAGGAATCGGTTGATGGAGGTGCAGATGGGAATCCACGAGGCATTGGATATCCCAAAGTCCATGAACTTCTACACAGCTGCTAACAGAATCTCAGAAAAGTTAAGCAGCAGGAAGTTCCTCTTCAtctttgaagatgtttgggaaatTATTTACGTGGAAGAGATGGGAGTTCCAGTCCCTGAACGCACCAGCGGCAGCAAAGTCGTGATCACGACTCGATCCCAGGAAGTTTCTTCCAGAATGGGAGCCCAAGTAAACATCATGCCTGAGGAGTTTTCTGAAGAAGATGCCTGGGATTTTTTACAGGAAGAGGCGACTGACGTGGCTACCAGCATTGGTTTCTCAACCGGAGACATGGTCTTGAAATGCTTCTCTTATGTATCTTTGTTCTGTCAAAACGAAGGCGTCATCAACGGAGATACTTTGATAGAAGAGTATTGGAGATCGGAGGGATTTATTGATGAATCCTTCAACGAAGAGGAAAATAAAGAAGCGACTTTCAAGAGAATGGGGAATGTTATGCTCAAAGAGCTTGTGAAGAGATGCATGCTACAAGTGTCCTTGGCGTCATCAAACAAGAAAGACATGTTTTCCATTCTAAGGAGCCAACGATTCAATGATAAGGAATACCATGAGTACATATTTCAAGGTGTGTCAGCGTTATATACGGAATGGGTACAGGAGCAAATTACGATGGAGGGATCTTCAGGAGGACACTATCACGTGTACATGGATTCTCATGTGAGGCAAGTGATTGATTCTCGAACATCTCTGGTGAAATACACCTTGGATGTGGAAGAATCATGCCAATGGATCTCATTATCCCACAATCAGCTAAAAACACTACAATTCCCATCTCCAAATTGCCCTCTTCTCACGACCTTGTTGCTCAATAACAATGATCGGTTGCAACAAATCCCAGATGATTTTTTCAAGAACATGACCAGACTCCGAGTCCTTGACCTTTCTTCCACAAGCATCTCTTCCCTACCCTCGTCCATGTCCTGTCTTTGTGAATTACGGTTATTGAAGCTTCGAAGCTGCCGCATGCTAGAGACACTTCCCACGTTCTTAAAGGATCTGCAGAAGCTTGAGATCCTCGATCTCCATCAAACTCCACTGATGAAGATGGAGGAGGCATCCTTCGACAACATGCAAAGCCTCCGACGTCTCAACATCTCAGGTGTTCACAACCTCAGGCGGCTCTCGCTTAAGGGTTGTCGCTCTCTACTGACTCTGGTTGGCCTGGATGAACTTTTAACATTGGAGGACCTTGATTTTTCAGTCAGTGATGCTAGTGTTTTCGAGTCTTTGGACCAAAGCTCCAAGCTGTGGACATCCTTCTTTCTAAAATTCCATTTCTTGGTCTGTCCCTGCGAGGGAGGGCGCAAGGATATATACGCTCGTTTTAAAAGAAACCGATTTCTCTACCAGCGTGTTTATGCTCGATTTGAGCAGTCTTTGAGCTATCAAAAACGTCTGGAGGTTTGTGGCGGCAAGAATTCCCTGAACGGTATTAGCGGAGTTCTCTCGGTGACAGAATTCTTCCATTTGTATGGCAATATGTTCATTAAGAAGCTGTCCGATCTCAGCATGGAGATGGGCAACCTTAAAGAATGCTGGATTGAGAAATGCCATCAGTTGGAGTGTCTGATCATCGGAGGAACGGTGGGCGTTACTGCAGTGGGCTGTTTAGAAAATCTAAGGGTCTCTGATCTTGCCATGTTAAGAACAGTGTGCTGGGGGAAGTTGGGAAGTGCGAGCTTCTCACGCCTAAAGCACATGCATTTGGAGTGTTGTCCGAAGCTCATTTACTTCTTCTCTTCGAGAATTCGGTTACATAATCTTGAATTGCTAGAAATAAAATTCTGTTGTAGAGTAGAGAAGGTATTTGAAGAAGAAAGCTTAGCGGGGCAAAATGCATTTCCACGGCTAGTCGAGTTCCGTCTTTGGGAGCTACGCAAACTGAAAAGCATTTGCGGCGGGCACTTGCCGATGCTGAAGAAGTTGAAGATTCGAGGATGCCCAATGCTGGAGAAGCTTCCTCTCTATAACACAAATGCTTTTGTGGAAGAAGTCGATATCCAAG TGTGCCGAGGGGAGTTAGGAAGAGGGAGCTTCGCATGCCTAAAGCACATACATTTGGAATGTTGTCCGAAGGTCATCAACTTCTTCTCTTCAAACATTAGGTTGCAGAATCTCGAATTACTCGAAATAAAATTCTGTTGGAGACTGGAGAAGGTCTTTGAAGAAGACAGCGTCATGGGGCAAAACGCATTTCCGCGGCTAGTCGAGTTCCATCTTTGGGAGCTACGCAAACTGAAAAGCATTTGTGGTGGGCACTTGCCAATGCTGAAGAAGTTGAAGATTCGAGGATGCCCAATGCTGGAGAAACTTCCTCTCTGTGACACAAATGCTTCTGCAGCAGAAGTTGAGATCCAAGGTGAGCAGAAATGGTGGGAAAGCTTAAAATGGGAGGGCAGCATCAAGCCACGCAACATCCGCTTCAAAGAATGGCGTCCGTCTACTAATTGA